In Kangiella koreensis DSM 16069, the DNA window TTTCGAGCAAACATTTGATTGAAAAACTGGGCGATAAACCACTGGGAAGTATCCTTTTTTCCGATGAAGAATTAAGACGCCAGTTTTTACAAGTGTGTCAGCTCGAAGAAACCAGCCCGCTCTATCAAAGTGCTATTCAATATTTAGAAAATGAAAACTTATTAGTGACTCCCGAACAACCAAAACTGTGGGCAAGACGTTCACTATGGAAAAAGAAAGATAAAAAAGATGGTATGTTGGTGTGTGAAGTATTTTTACCGGATGCGCCCTTGTATCGGTAATATTTATTTATATTGGATTTAAATTAATGCTTTGTAACGAGCGTGTGCTTCAATTGAATATAGGGTTTCGCCTTTTGGCGGCCTTCTTTTTCTTATGTGCGTAAGAATAAGAAGCGTAACTTAACAGCATATAGTCGATATACCATCAAACAAGTAAGTAGGTTTCATAGACCACTAGAGATAGCGGCTAGCACCAAATAACCCATTAAAAGTTAGCCGAAGTATTCAAAATTATAGTGTAAATTGGGCAGGATAGCCCAATTTAGCAAATTCGAAACATGGATGTTTCGTTTTGCGGCACGTTAAGTGATTTTGAATGGTGAGGGAAGCGCACAGCGCCTAACTTTTAGGGCGAGTTTTTTGGTTCGTTTTTTGCTCGATCAAAAAATGAACATAACAAAATTTTATAATGACGTTCAACAAAGGGGACGAAATTGAATAAAAACAAATGGCACCAGTATGCGTTGTTAATGCGTTTGGATAAGCCGATTGGTACTTTTTTGTTGCTGTGGCCGACGCTGTGGGCGTTGTGGATCGCAGCTGAAGGGTTACCGCCGTTATGGATTCTATTGGTGTTTTGCTTGGGTGTGTTTTTAATGCGGTCGGCGGGTTGTGTGATTAATGATTATGCAGACCGTGACTTTGATGCGCATGTGGAGCGTACTCGTCAAAGGCCCTTAGCGCAGAATAAAGTCACTTCCCGTGAAGCACTAAGTTTGTTTTTGTTGTTGGTGTTGTTAGCTTTCGCTCTGGCCTTAACCTTGAATTGGTTTGCGGTGAGTTTAAGTTTTGTTGCTATTGCACTGGCTGCAACCTATCCCTTTATGAAACGTTACACCTATTTCCCGCAAGTGATATTAGGCGCGGCTTTTGCCTGGTCAATCCCGATGGCGTTTGCTGCAATTCAGAATGAGTTGCCGTTAATCGTATGGGTCATTTATACATCCACGCTGTTATGGGTATTGGCTTACGACACTCTATATGGAATGGTGGATAGAAATGATGATATGCGACTAGGACTGAAGTCCACGGCAATCTTATTTGGTGACATGGATCTGGTCATGGTTGGCACCATTCAGGCTTTGTTTTTAATGGGCATGCATCTGGTCGGTGAGCAGTTAGAGTTTGGAATTTACTATTACACCAGCTGGGTCATTGCAGCGATATTAATTGGCATACAAATGTGGCGTTGTCGCACTCGTGACGGACAGGAATGCTTCAACGCCTTTTTGAATAATAATTATGTTGGCTTAGTCTTCTTTCTGGGTATCGTCCTGCACTACCAATTCGGGTGAGTCCTTGTCAACGAGAAGAATTTGGTCACGAGCCTGTTGACGTAAACTACGAGCAGCTTGCTGCAAGCCCTGCTGGACAGGAATGCTTAACATGCTCAAGATACTTTGATATAAATCCTTGCAACTCTCGGTGGCACGCATGCCGATGCCTTCTCTATGCTCAACCCAGCCTTGCTCTTTTAGTACTTTGACTTGAGATTTGAAAAGATTCTTATCAAAGAACTCCGGTGCATTGATGCCATAAAGAGCTGCGATACGCTGCGCCAATTTTTGGCTTTCCTGTTCGAGTTCAGCACGATGGATAACCTGTTCAGGTTGTAAACTAAATAAAATGGTAAGACTCATAGCATAACGTTGTAATGCAGGTTGCGCTGCTTGAGCTAGCAACATTAAACGTGACCACTCAGGGGCTTCGCTATCGGCAGGAATATATTCATCACCACGTTTAAACAGCAGTTTATGATCAAGCATGGTTTGAATAAGCTGATTGGTGCGTTCTTCAAGTTCATTAATATCCCAACGGACATACAGCTCTTGATGCAAGAAGGGATAAACTGACTTAACGGCATTTAGGATGTGCTCATGAGTAACATCATCATGACGTTGAAAAATTGAGGCAATTAATGACGTCAGCGCAAAGACATGCAGAATATTATTGCTGTAATAAGTAGAAAGAACCGCTTCATCACCCTCAATTGAAATGACATCACCAGCAGGGTCATTGATTTCCTGAACCATACCCAACTTCTGTGCAGTGTCTAACAACTGAGAACCGTTTTCTTCGGGGATATTGATGTGCTCACTGTAAGGCGCTTGCCGAGCAAAGGTCATCAACAAATCGAGATGGGCAATCAGTTCTTGTTTGTCCATGGCTAAACGCGGAGTCGCTAATAAAGACAGACTGACCAGACAAACACTGTTAAGGCTGACCGCAGCATTGATACGACGATTAATTTCATCTCCTAAATCAACCACAAAGTTAGACAGCCAATCAGGGCGTGCCTGAGCCTGACCCTGTAGATCGCTCCAGTCTATGTTCTGTTTGGCCAGATAATCTTCTAATGCTAACGGTTGACCAAAGTTTAGATATACTTTGCCATAGAAACGCTTAAGTGCTTTGCGAACCCCTAATAACTGTCCAACTGATTCTTGCTTTTTGGCATGGCCGCGTAATTCCCCGACGTAACTTTTGCCTTCGAACATGCGCTCGTAGCCAATATAGACAGGCACAAACATGATAGGACGACGAATGCCACGCAACATACTTTGTACTGTCATGGCCAACATGCCAGTCTTTGGGGTTAATAAACGGCCAGTCCGACTGCGACCGCCTTCCTGGAAATATTCAACTGGAATACCCTTGTTAAAAAGTCGGTATAAGTATTCGTTAAAAACGGCGGTATATAATTTGTTGCCGCGGAAACTGCGACGTAAGAAAAAAGCGCCGCCACGACGGAGAACAGAACCGACAGGCCAGAAGTTTAAATTAATCCCTGCAGCAATGTGTGGAGGAACGAGACCTTCGTGGTAGAGCTGATAGGACAGTAATAAATAATCAGCATGGCTACGATGACATGGTACATAAACAAGTTCATAGTCTTTGGCCAGTTGGCGCACCTGTTTGAGATTGTTTACTTCGATGCCGGCATAAATCTTATTCCACAATCGCGTTAAGGTGGTGGATAAAAAGCGAATCATGCGGGGACTAAAGTTAGCAGCAATTTCCTTAACGTATTTGCCAGCTTGTTTCTCGATTTGTGCACGGGTTTTTCCAGTCTTTTTTATTTCGCGCTCAACTGCTTGATGCACCAGATCCGACGCAACAATACCATCAATCAAGTCGCGACGATTTTGGGTGCGTGGACCAACAGTAGCAACCCATTGACGGTTAAAGTGAACACGTAAAATTCGACTCAGTTTATGGGCTGTTTTTTCTGGTGGGTTATCAAGATTAACCTGAGAAGAGTTAAGGGCGATTGGTTCACCGTACTGAACCAAACATTGGCGACCCAGAAAGAGCATAATGAAGAACTTGGCAAAACGACCGGATTGCTCAACGTTAGACATAAAATAGCGTAAAAATGATTTTTCTTTGCCTGGGCTACGACCCCAGTAGATTGAAACAGGAACAAGTTTAAAGGTTTTATCTGGATTAGCTTTTTGTGCTTGAACTAATTTGGCAATTGAGACTTTATGAGCAGAATTAACTCGGCTTCGACGAAAAACACTGGGTCTGTTGTTTAAGAATAAGCAGCTACCTGATTCTGGTACCGCTAATTTCTTATCAGTAACTTTAGCCGTTGGAAGTTGAAGTTGCGCAGCCTGACGGCGAAGCAACTCAATCGCAGTCACTGACTGAGTTCTTAAGATATAAATAATATGATCGTCGTTGCTTAATTCGAACTCTTGTTTTGGATCAGACGGTGCTCCTTGCTCGCGCACCAAAAGCTTCAAAGGTAAGCGTAGTAAAGATAACGAAAAATGTTTTAAAGAAGATGAAATCGACATAAAAATCTCTATTGATAAAAACAGTTAGAGCAGTAGCTCAACAGGGTGCGGGTGGCTTAAAAAATCACGCGGACTGGCGGTAAAACCATAAGCGCCTGATTGATAAACAGCTACCCAATCACCAATTTGTGCCTTTGGGAGTTCCATCTTATTGGCAAGAATATCAAGCGGTGTACATAAAGGACCAACAATATTCACCAGCTCGGTGTCAGATTGTTGCATACGGTTAGCGATCGCAACAGGATAATTTTTTCGAATAACCTGACCAAAATTACCCGATGCCGCAAGGTGGTGATGTAAGCCACCGTTAGCAATTAAATAGGTCTGGCCACGGGATACTTTTTTATCGGTAATTTGGCAAAGGTAAATGCCTGCGTTACCGACCAGATAGCGCCCCAGTTCTAAAATCAATTCACAATCATTCAGTAGCGATTGGTGTTCATCAATCAGCTTATTTAGGTTTTCGGCAATAGGCTCAAGATCAAGCAGTTTGTCTCCGGGAAAATAGGGTATCCCAAAACCTCCACCAATATTAAGGTGTTTTAAGCTAAAACCATATTCTGCATGCAGACGAGCGACCAGCGCAAAGATACTGTTATGTGCAGTAATGATAGAGCCAGCATTAAGATTTTGTGAGCCGGTAAATATATGTAAGCCCATGAAATTGAGTTTTGGATGTTCTAGTAGTTCGAACACTTGATCAAGCTGCTCAACATCAATTCCAAATTGTTGCGGACCGCCACCCATTTTCATACCCGATGATTTGAGCTCGAAATCAGGATTAAGGCGTAAAGCAATATTGGCGACACGGTCATGGCTGTCAGCAATAGTGATAATACGTTTTAGTTCGGTAATGGATTCGATGTTAATGGTGATGCCTGAAAATATAGCCATGGTCAGTTCTTGTTCTGACTTGCCAGGGCCTGCAAAACTAACTTTGGATGGAGAGATTCCGGTTGATAAGGCGGTATGCAATTCTTTAGCAGAGGCCACATCAAGCCCATCGACCTGATGAGATAAATAGTTGACTACTGCGGGCATCGGATTGGCTTTAATGGCGTAATGCAAACTGACTTTAGGAAAAAAACGGCGTAGCCTATCTACATTCTGTTTAATCACTGAGCGGTCATAGACATAGCAGGGCGTTTGTCCAGCAATGGCTACCACCTCCTCAACAGAATACCCGGCAATAACCAACTGGCCATCACGGGATTCAAATTGGTTCATGTCAGCATGCGTCTTATGACTCATTCACTCAACCTTATGATTTTTTTGATAGTCGTTTTGTAATTGCTTGCGGTCAATTTTGCCGTTGGGATTACGTGGCAATTGATCGACAAATTCAATAGCTTTCGGCTGCATATAATTGGGCAATTGTTGTTGGCAATAACGTTTAACGTCTTGCTCGGTCAAGTCACCATCAGTTTTGATCAATAGCATGATGGCCTGACCCAACTCTTCATCAGGTAATCCAATAGCAACCACCTCAACCACACCGCCCATCTGGTAAAGGCTCTCTTCAAGCTCAGCAGGGCTGATGCGATAACCTGAACATTTTATCATATCGTCTTGGCGACCGATAAAATAGAGAAAACCGTCTTTATCGCGACGCACGGTATCCCCTGACCAGACCGCCAGTTCGGGCAAATAGTCAGGATTGTTACCAATGGGCTTAAAACGCCTGGCGGTCTTATCCGGCGCATTCCAGTAGCCAAGACTGACATGCACGCCTCGATGCACCAGCTCGCCGGGCTCATCGATATCGCACTCGCTCCCGTCAGGGCGTAGCACTAATACTTCGGCATTAGGAATCGCTTTGCCAATAGAATCGGGGTGCGTATTCACATACTGAGGCTCAAGGTAAGTAGAGCGAAATGCCTCTGTTAGTCCATACATTAAATAAGGAAGTGTACTCGGTAAGACCTGACGCAATTGATTCAAGGTCGTTTTCGGCATGGCGCCACCACTGTTGGTGAAATAACGCAGGCAACGAGCCTCTTCTGGCCATTCGAGCTTTGCCAGCTGAATCCATAAAGGCGGTACTGCTGCCAGGCCAGTGATCTGATGCTGAGCCACTTGACGAATAACATCGTGAGGAAACAGGTATTCCATCAATACCACTGTTGCACCTATCAGCAATCCCGTGGTGATCTGGCTTAAACCGTAATCAAAACTGAGCGGCAGAACGGCCAGTATTTTGTCTTCCGAGTTATTGTGTAAGTACTGACTGACGCTTTGTGCACCAGCAATAAGATTACGATGGGATAAGCAGACGCCTTTGGGTTGTCCGGTTGAGCCTGATGTATAAAGAATGGCGGCTAAGTCCTGATCAATGACCTGAATGGGCGGAGCAGGAATATCTGCTGTCGCTGGCTCAGGCCAAAAGTGCTGTTGAAGGGCCATTTCAGCCTCATCATCAGCCAAGCCTTGCTCGATGATTAACAGGTGGCTAAGGTCGGAGCAGCCTTGCAGAGCTTCAGTTGAAAGTTTTGCCCTTTGTTGACTTGTGATCAGCAGCTTGACGTTACAATCATCCAGGATGTAGGCCACTTGAGCAGGCTTCAGTACTGGATTGACCGGCACAAAGACTAGCCCTGCGCGGCTGGCGGCAAGAATACTGATAACAGTTTCAACTTGTTTAGGCAGATAGATCGCAACCCGATCTCCTCGAGCCAACCCCATACTCAGAAAGTATTGCGCAAGCTGATTAATAGCGCTGTCAAGCTGGGTATAGGTCAATTGACGCTTGTTATCATCAATCGCGACTTTGTCCGCGAATTTTTGCTTGCTTGCAGTTACAATGGCGTCAAGCTGGCAGTACATGATAGATCCGATTTGAAAAGATGCGGCTATTGTAGCTTTTTCAATGAATTACGTCAGCTGTTGACGCACAACTATGTCATTCTAGGTTCAGTAGACTTCAACCGCATGGCTCGACTGAGCCGATAGCGAAATAGATTAAGAAAAAGGGTTTTATGCGGCTCATCTGGTACATCGTCATTCTGTTTATTGCCTACGGTTCTCTCTATCCGTTTGATTTTGAGTTGGGTAGAGCTTTGCCTGCGGACTTTTCACAATGGTTATTCAGTTGGCACCATCGAACCATTCGCAGCGATCTAATTGCCAATATTCTGTTATTCATCCCTTACGGATTTTTCAGCGCCCTGACCATTAAGGAAGAAAAGCGACAATGGCCATTGCTGTGGCTTGTCCTGACATTTATTGGAGGCTTTTTATTTGCGCTGTTTCTCCAGTTGCTGCAATTTTACCTTCCATCAAGAATTCCTGAAGCGGCGGATGCGCTAACCAATACCATTGGTATATTAATTGGCTTTGCCATTGCTGGATTTACCAATAGCCAGCGAGTACAGCGACTGATTCCTCGTGGTTTACGCTTCCAGTTGACGCCAGCTTTGCTGGTGCTGGTGTTATGGCTAGCATGGCAGTTTTTCCCTTATATTCCGGTATTTGAAAGTAAGCAGTTTGGCGATGGTTTAGATCAAATTGCTAAAAGCAGTTGGTCGCTGGAGTTGTGGTTGGAACGCGTGCTGTTCTGGATGGTTTTTTACTATGTTCTAGAGCGTGTAGTTGCCAAGAAATACAACATTAACGTCATTATCGGCATCACTTTGTTTGTATTGATAATCAAGCTGGCTATGTACCGAAGCTATTTGGGGTGGAGCGAAATTAGCGCTGTTCCGTTAGCAATCTTGTTGCACGCATACCTTGGGCATAGTTTCAGAGTGGCTTTAATTGCCGTCGGCGCAGCGGTTTTATTTGTCTGGCAAAATCTGTTCCCATGGCAGTGGCAAACGACCCTTAATAGTTTTGAGTGGAAGCCATTTGATAACTTTCTGACGGGAAGCACCTGGCATAATCTCAGTGCCTTATTAAGAGAGTCCCTGCTACTGGCTTCCTTTGGTTATTTCCTGGGTAAATGGTTATCCAGTTATCGAACAGCGGGTATCGTTTTAACCCTATTTGTGGTGGTGATTACAGCCTTGCAATTCTTTATCGTAGGTAAGCAACCAGATAGCACCTCAATTATTATGGCTCTGGTATTAGCGATACTGTTCCAAAGACTAGCGAGAATAGCACCATAGTCTTCGCAAGAACTATGCATAAACAGTTACGCAAAAAAAAGCACCCGACCATTGGGAGTTCAGTCAGGTGCTAAAAGGAAAGTGAAGCTATAGGTTATAGGAAAAAAAATTAATCAGGCTGATACAAAGTATAGAGTTCGTTTTCTTCCAGTGAAACGCGGTGCGTTAATACCTTGCCAACGGTTTCAAAGTCTTTCTCAAAGCTTTGTTTCTGCTCTGCGGTGATAATCGGCTTGGAATAGGTCTTACAAAAACGAATCACTGCCTGAGCGATATCATTCATTTCACTGCGGAAATCCTTAACAAGATCCATACTGGAAGAATCATCGGATAGTTTCTGCTCAAGGTAAACATAGAATTTAACGTTTTCTTTAAGTAGGTGGGCCTGAAAGTCTCGTTTAAACTGAGTTACCAGATCAGCAGTTTTTTGCCGATCATTGGCTTCAAACCCTTCGCTCCAGATACGTCCATAAAGACCAACCAAATGGTTATGATCGCCTTTGAGATTATCAATCAGATGTGGGTCATAACTAACACCGTAATGATTACGTTTCCTGGTGAAATCAACTTCTTGAATAGGGTTTGGCTCTCGAGTATCGACGGATTCCGGCCGATCACTAAAAAAGTTTTTAATAAAACCAAACATGGTGCGACTCCTCAGCTGTAGGTAAAAGTAAAACAAAATATTATCTTTTTAATCTCGCTAGTAGACACTAATTATTGATATATATCAATAGGTTAGAATGCAGAAATGACCACTGTGTCAATGCGTAAATGCATCAATAAAAAAAGTATTTTTTATGCAGGATTTATAACCATTTTGTGAAAACTACCAGTAAAAGTGATAACTATTTCAAAAACCCTATAAATAACCCTTTGGTACATATGGTTATTTTGCCAAGGGTGTGATTATTTAGAGAGGCATAGAAAAACTGTAATAAAAAGAAGCAGTTAATGCATATCTGCATTTTTTAAATGTCAGGTAAGAACAAAAAATTTTAAAACTATAGCTGAACGAAGGACGGAAATTATGATTGAACAAAAACTCTCACCATTAAAGCAGGCCTTATCCCACCATAAAGCCTATGGATTATTAAACACAACAGACAATATACGCACTTTCATGGAGTATCATGTTTATGCCGTTTGGGATTTCATGACATTACTGAAAGCTTTGCAGCGACGATTAACTTGCGTGGATATTCCGTGGCGGGAATCAAGTTATCCCACGGAAGTTGTGCGATTCATTAACGAAATTGTGATTGGTGAAGAAAGTGATTTAGATCAGAATGGACAGCCCATCAGTCACTATTCATTGTATCTGGAAGCAATGCAGGAAGTAGGTGCTGACGTGTCTAAAGTACAGCAATTTGTTGCGTCTTTGGATACAAGCATTATTCCTGAAGGTGCTCGTGAGTTTGTGGAGTACAACTTAAAGTTGGCCGAAGAGGGAACGGACGAAGAAGTGGCGGCTGCTTTTCTGTATGGTCGTGAAAAGTTAATCCCAGAAATGTTCACCGGTATTAAAGATGCACTAATCAGTGAGAACGCAGATTGTCCGACACTGATTTATTATCTGGAGCGTCACATCGAACTGGATGGTGATGAGCACGGCCCATTAGCAGAAAAATGCCTCAAATCAATATGCGGTGATGATAAGGATAAGTGGCAACGTGCATTAACCGTCGGTGAAGAGTGCCTGCAGATGCGTGATGCGCTATGGAATCAGGTCGAAAAAGCATTGCTTCAAAAGTCAGGAATTAGAGCCGCATAAGTCATTTAGTCTTGATGTCTGGTCATAAAGACCAACCCCTCGCTGCCTGCTCGCTTAGTCGAGTAGGTGGCACTTTTTTTCCGGCAGTCTCCATTAGCACTTAAAATCAAGTTTGGTTACAATGCTTGAAACTCATTCAAGAAGTGCTGCTATGCAAGATATCGTTATTGCCCCCTCTATTTTATCCGCTGATTTTGCTCGCCTAGGTGAAGAAGTCGACAATGTTCTTAAAGCTGGAGCCGACTGGGTGCACTTTGATGTAATGGATAATCATTATGTGCCTAATCTAACCATAGGACCTATGGTTTGCGAAGCACTCAGAAATCATGGCATTAAAGCGCCTATTGATGTGCATCTAATGGTCGAGCCGGTGGACAGAATTATCCCTGATTTTGCAAAAGCTGGTGCTAGCTATATCACGTTTCATCCCGAGGCCTCTAAGCATGTGGACCGCACCATTGGTTTGATTAAAGAGCAGGGCTGCAAAGCTGGTATCGTGCTTAATCCAGCAACGCCATTAAGCGTCTTAGATTATGTGATCGAAAAGCTGGATATGGTGTTATTGATGTCTGTTAATCCAGGTTTTGGTGGGCAAAGTTTTATTCCTCATACCTTGCAAAAGTGCCAACAGGTGCGTCGCCTAATTGACGAGCGAGGCTTGGATATTCGTTTGGAGATAGATGGCGGTGTAAAGGTTGATAATATTGAGGAAATCGCAGCCTGTGGAGCAGATACTTTTGTGGCGGGCTCTGCGGTGTTCAATGCGGATGATTACGGTAAAGTAATTCACACCATGAAAGAGAACGCAGCGAAAGGTCGTCTTGGCTAGTTCTCGATAAATCGTTATTTGAAAGATAAACGTCAGCTTGTTAGGTTGAGTCTATGAGAAAAGTTTGGTGGGTCTTAGTAACCTTAGTTGTCGCAGCCTTTATTGGCCACTATATTACTGATCAAGCTGCGATTGATCAGTGTCTCGATTCCGGGGGCAGTTACTTTTATGATCAGCATTATTGCTCAGAGACTGAAAGTTATACCGGTTCAACCAACTATATTGCCAATCATCTAGGCTTTATCATCCTGTTAATTTTAAGCATTGTGTTTGCGGTTGGTGCCTATTTTATCAAAGCACCGAAGCCAATGGTCGGTAAACACAAGCGCTTATTGATGATCGATAACTATGACTCCTTCACCTATAACCTGGTGCAATATTTTGCCGATTTAGGCTTGGATGTTCTGGTTAAACGCAACGATGAGCTGACGGTGAAAGAAGCAAAGGAAATCAATCCAGACTATATCGTAATCTCTCCTGGCCCAGCGACACCGAATGAGTCGGGTATCTCTTTAGCGGTCATTGAAGAGCTGGCGCATGATTACCCTATACTCGGTGTTTGTTTAGGGCATCAGGCCATGGCCCAGGTATTTGGCGGAAAGATTGTTCGTGCAAAACAAGTCATGCACGGCAAGACCTCTGAAATTCATCATACTGATAAGGGCGTGTTCAAAGACCTGCCTAATCCTCTTGAGGCAACTCGCTATCACTCATTGATTGTTGATAACAAAAGTCTGCCAAAAGAATTCGAAGTGACCGCTTGGACTGAAGATGAAGAAGGTGAGCTTGAATACATCATGGGCATTAAACACCGCAGCCTGAAACTCGAAGGCGTGCAATTCCATCCAGAATCCATCATGAGTCAGCACGGCCATCAGATGCTGAAGAATTTTATAGTGGAATATCGCGACTAATTATCAGAAAAAAACCGACCCAACAAAAAAGCCATGTGTTTCCACATGGCTTTTTCATATCAACTGACTAATAAAACTAGCGCGCTCCGAAGATCACCATAGTCTTACCTTTAACGTGAATATGACCTTGTTCTTCGAGAGCTTTTAATACTCGGCCAACCATTTCACGCGAACAACCTACAATGCGACTTAATTCCTGACGGGTCACTTTAATCTGCATACCGTCTGGGTGAGTCATAGCATCTGGCTCTTTCGCTAACTCAAGCAAGGCATGAGCGACGCGACCGGTGACATCAAGGAAAGCCAAATCGCCCACTTTACGGCTGGTTTTACGCAGACGCGTTGCTAACTGGGTTGCCAGGCGGAATAGAACGTCTGGGTTTTCGCGAGTTAACTGGCGGTATTTATCGTAGCTAAGTTCAGCCACTTCGCATTCTGATTTAGTACGAACCCAGGCGGTGCGATCATGGTCATCAGTGAACAGGCCCATTTCGCCGAAGAAATCACCAGGGTTGAGGTAAGCAAGTACTAGCTCACGACCTTCATCGTCTTCGATCAACACCGTTACAGAGCCTTCAAGCAGGAAATATAGTGTGTTTGACGAATCGCCGGCATAAATCAGGGTACTTTTCGCTGGGAAGCGACGTCTTTGACAATGATTCAGGAACCATTGAATGGTCTCGTCTTGTGCCAAATGATAAGGTAACGCCATGAAGTCGTCCTATTTTATTGTAATCTAATGAAAATATAGCATGAAATCTTAGTCATGTACCCCTTCAAAATCAAATTTGTTGTGGCACTATATAGCCCCTGAATTATACAACTGAGTCACAAAACACCATGAAAGTAAGCTTAGACTGGGTCGGCGACCTTAATTTCGTCGGAAAGAACAGCAAACGCCAACGCGTAATGTTTGGCGGGGAGGGCGATTATGTTTCGCCAATGGAGAATTTATTGATGTCAGCGGGTGCTTGCGCGTCGATTGATGTAGTCATGATCCTCGAAAAAGCACGCCAGAATATCACTGGTTGTCATTGCGAAATCGAAGCTGATCGTGCAGATGAACCACCGCGTCGGTTTACCGGCATCAAATTCCACTTTGTGGTCAACGGCAAAGATTTATCGACCAAGCATGTGCAAAAAGCTATCGATCTGTCTGTTGAGAAATACTGTTCGGTGATGCACTCACTGGATCCTAATATGCCGATCAAAACGTCATTCGATATTGTTCCAGTATAGAGAAAGTCTAGGATAACGCCATGAAACGACCAGCAGAACATTTAGGAATGCGCCATCTGGCGCTATTCGTCGACAAGTTTGAAGAAACCGAAAAGTTTTATACCGACCTCATCGGCATGGAAGTGGAATGGCGACCGGATGAAGATAATGTATATTTATCTTCAAAAGGACACGACAACCTTGCACTTCACCGCAAGCAACCAGGCCTCGACATCAGTGGCGGGCAAAAACTGGATCACTTGGGCTTCATCATGAAAACCGCAGATGATACCTACGATTGGTATGAGTTTCTAAAAGGACATGGGGTGCAAATGTTCACCGAACCGAAGCTTCATCGAGATGGCGCGACTAGCTTCTATTGCGCCGATCCAGATGGCAATCGGGTGCAGATGATCCATCACCCACCCATCTCTAGCTCTTAATCGTCGGTGAGGTGAGGCTAAGCTAAGACTTTAGAGAGATAGCAAGCCCCGAAAGAGAAGAAACATTTTCAGGGTTTGCTTTTTAAATCTTTTAATTACTATGCTCGGAAGCCTGCTTCGCAACTCTTTGGTGCAACCAGGCTAGAGCGAGTAGCGAGAGGCCCAGCCCCATAAAAGAGGCGACGCGCCATAAACCATCCAGCCCCGCCATATCCACCAGAAATATCTTTCCAATAACAAAAACTAACAACCCCATGCCAGCTCTGTAGAGTTCTTTATTACTCCAATGAGTGCCAAACAATACCGCTGGAATAGACAGCAGTAGCCAAACGATTGAGTAGGTATAAATTTCACCATCGCCAGTCGAGCGATTTAATGCCAAAGAACTGCCCTGCCATAATTGTCGGATTTCTAATGTAACGAACAACAAGGTGGCAAAGCCAGCAACTCTAAGTGCCATTTTTTTGAAGTTGGGACTGTGAAAGCGAGCTATAAGTAACGCCAACGCGATTGGCGCACCATAGGCCAGCAGAAGTATGTTGAAAATCGGTAAGCCGG includes these proteins:
- a CDS encoding acyl-CoA ligase (AMP-forming), exosortase A system-associated; this encodes MYCQLDAIVTASKQKFADKVAIDDNKRQLTYTQLDSAINQLAQYFLSMGLARGDRVAIYLPKQVETVISILAASRAGLVFVPVNPVLKPAQVAYILDDCNVKLLITSQQRAKLSTEALQGCSDLSHLLIIEQGLADDEAEMALQQHFWPEPATADIPAPPIQVIDQDLAAILYTSGSTGQPKGVCLSHRNLIAGAQSVSQYLHNNSEDKILAVLPLSFDYGLSQITTGLLIGATVVLMEYLFPHDVIRQVAQHQITGLAAVPPLWIQLAKLEWPEEARCLRYFTNSGGAMPKTTLNQLRQVLPSTLPYLMYGLTEAFRSTYLEPQYVNTHPDSIGKAIPNAEVLVLRPDGSECDIDEPGELVHRGVHVSLGYWNAPDKTARRFKPIGNNPDYLPELAVWSGDTVRRDKDGFLYFIGRQDDMIKCSGYRISPAELEESLYQMGGVVEVVAIGLPDEELGQAIMLLIKTDGDLTEQDVKRYCQQQLPNYMQPKAIEFVDQLPRNPNGKIDRKQLQNDYQKNHKVE
- the rpe gene encoding ribulose-phosphate 3-epimerase, coding for MQDIVIAPSILSADFARLGEEVDNVLKAGADWVHFDVMDNHYVPNLTIGPMVCEALRNHGIKAPIDVHLMVEPVDRIIPDFAKAGASYITFHPEASKHVDRTIGLIKEQGCKAGIVLNPATPLSVLDYVIEKLDMVLLMSVNPGFGGQSFIPHTLQKCQQVRRLIDERGLDIRLEIDGGVKVDNIEEIAACGADTFVAGSAVFNADDYGKVIHTMKENAAKGRLG
- a CDS encoding anthranilate synthase component II, coding for MVGKHKRLLMIDNYDSFTYNLVQYFADLGLDVLVKRNDELTVKEAKEINPDYIVISPGPATPNESGISLAVIEELAHDYPILGVCLGHQAMAQVFGGKIVRAKQVMHGKTSEIHHTDKGVFKDLPNPLEATRYHSLIVDNKSLPKEFEVTAWTEDEEGELEYIMGIKHRSLKLEGVQFHPESIMSQHGHQMLKNFIVEYRD
- a CDS encoding DUF3050 domain-containing protein; protein product: MIEQKLSPLKQALSHHKAYGLLNTTDNIRTFMEYHVYAVWDFMTLLKALQRRLTCVDIPWRESSYPTEVVRFINEIVIGEESDLDQNGQPISHYSLYLEAMQEVGADVSKVQQFVASLDTSIIPEGAREFVEYNLKLAEEGTDEEVAAAFLYGREKLIPEMFTGIKDALISENADCPTLIYYLERHIELDGDEHGPLAEKCLKSICGDDKDKWQRALTVGEECLQMRDALWNQVEKALLQKSGIRAA
- a CDS encoding hemerythrin domain-containing protein, producing MFGFIKNFFSDRPESVDTREPNPIQEVDFTRKRNHYGVSYDPHLIDNLKGDHNHLVGLYGRIWSEGFEANDRQKTADLVTQFKRDFQAHLLKENVKFYVYLEQKLSDDSSSMDLVKDFRSEMNDIAQAVIRFCKTYSKPIITAEQKQSFEKDFETVGKVLTHRVSLEENELYTLYQPD
- a CDS encoding VanZ family protein, translated to MRLIWYIVILFIAYGSLYPFDFELGRALPADFSQWLFSWHHRTIRSDLIANILLFIPYGFFSALTIKEEKRQWPLLWLVLTFIGGFLFALFLQLLQFYLPSRIPEAADALTNTIGILIGFAIAGFTNSQRVQRLIPRGLRFQLTPALLVLVLWLAWQFFPYIPVFESKQFGDGLDQIAKSSWSLELWLERVLFWMVFYYVLERVVAKKYNINVIIGITLFVLIIKLAMYRSYLGWSEISAVPLAILLHAYLGHSFRVALIAVGAAVLFVWQNLFPWQWQTTLNSFEWKPFDNFLTGSTWHNLSALLRESLLLASFGYFLGKWLSSYRTAGIVLTLFVVVITALQFFIVGKQPDSTSIIMALVLAILFQRLARIAP